In Zymoseptoria tritici IPO323 chromosome 7, whole genome shotgun sequence, a single genomic region encodes these proteins:
- a CDS encoding putative ABC transporter (ABC transporter, ABC-C family. MRP type. TC3.A.1.208.These transporters mainly transport conjugated compounds and can be involved in metal resistance. Gene located in area with models implicated in protein turnover/ posttranslational modifications.) has product MSAPDAEKAWTADNTATAGPYDTHEPQPIAEEPLDQPDSDRDLDEKAQQFEAVEESSSQDGSDDFRKEINRDRTPLKRERSNWTTDTGVTSIATSYHPEDEPPQKKTWTRKLNPLKSKTLPPIPKERLTSREYQAGFFSLLTFQWIAPLMGVGYQRPLEINDVWAVNPDRSIDVMKTKLMRNLEYRKGRKAYFSPLVMALFDTFKVDVIIGGACNFVGAMLQVLAPFVLKYLIAFAGRAYAAQNGQGVAPPIGHGVGLVIGITVMQMLQSMTINHFIYRGMLTGGQIRSVLISVIFEKAMKLSGRAKAGGIEDVAAETKPDFAPGSKEEKKWFKKQLKKKDGKKGVSGDGVGWQNGRIVNLMSTDTYRIDQACGMGHMIWTSPFQILVTLALLLINLTYSALSGFAFICLMMPLLAKTIGILMARRKVINKITDQRVSLTQEIIQSVRFVKYFGWETSFLSRIGEIRDREVNKISFLLSIRNAIMAVSMSLPIFASMLSFITYSLSGNGLNPAPVFSSLALFNSLRIPLNLLPMVIGQVVDANASLTRVQEFLDAEEAHDDSEWKMNAPNAIEIVDGDFTWERNTTNSSEGKPGEDPKGSKQLKQEKKDAKAKAKEEKKVAKQENVETAPPTPTNEEEEQKKPFEVRDINLTVGRDELIAVIGSVGSGKSSLLAALAGDMRKTNGNVTFGANRAFCPQYAWIQNATVRENIIFGKDYNRKWYDTVVDACALRPDLEMLPAGDSTEIGERGITVSGGQKQRLNIARAIYFDADVVIMDDPLSAVDAHVGRHIMDQAICGLLKGKARVLATHQLHVLHRVDRIVWMKDGHIFKIATFPELMANDAEFQKLMETTASEEKKEDEAEVNEDEVEEEKKDAKKKRSRKPAAALMQQEERAVKSVGWGVYAAYIRASGSMLVLPLIAFLLIISQGANIVTSLWLSWWTSNKWNTSTGIYIGVYAALGVTQALLMFAFSVALTMYGTKSSKVMLNRAITRVLRAPMSFFDTTPLGRITNRFSKDVDTMDNTLTDSIRMFFLTMAMIVSVFILIIAYYYWFALALVPLVILFVFATSYYRASARELKRHEAVMRSVVFARFGEAINGTSTIRAYGVQKQFEHGVNAAVDSMDGAYFLTFANQRWLSTRLDALGNILVFIVGILVVTSRFSISPSTAGLVLSYILSIVQMIQFTVRQLAEVENNMNSTERIHYYGTELKEEAPLTLNSPPPSWPSAGEIIFDNVQMRYRDGLPLVLKNLSMHVRAGERIGVVGRTGAGKSTIMSTLFRLVELSGGSISIDGVNIASIGLHDLRSKLAIIPQDPTLFRGTIRSNLDPFNEHTDLALWHALRQADLVAPDQDLSSSPASSSEGRIHLDTAVEDEGLNFSLGQRQLLALARALVRNSQIIVCDEATSSVDFDTDRKIQKTIVQGFKGRTLLCIAHRLRTIVGYDRILVMDQGQVAELDSPLKLYEREGGIFRGMCERSGIRRDDFFESEEVRMVPGGEGEGTMSRIEGERDDRTN; this is encoded by the coding sequence ATGTCGGCTCCCGACGCTGAAAAGGCGTGGACCGCTGACAACACCGCCACCGCCGGACCTTACGACACTCACGAACCACAACCCATAGCCGAGGAGCCATTAGATCAGCCCGACTCCGACAGAGACCTCGACGAGAAAGCACAACAATTCGAAGCCGTCGAAGAGAGCAGTTCTCAGGACGGCAGCGATGACTTCCGAAAAGAAATCAACCGAGATCGAACACCCCTCAAACGAGAACGAAGTAACTGGACCACCGACACGGGCGTCACTAGTATCGCCACTTCATATCACCCGGAAGACGAACCTCCGCAGAAGAAGACATGGACTCGGAAATTGAATCCCCTCAAGTCGAAGACTTTGCCACCCATACCCAAGGAACGACTGACATCACGGGAATATCAAGCGGGATTTTTCAGTCTTCTCACTTTCCAATGGATCGCGCCACTGATGGGCGTGGGATATCAACGACCGCTGGAGATCAATGATGTCTGGGCGGTGAATCCCGATCGGAGTATCGAtgtgatgaagacgaagttGATGAGGAATTTGGAGTACCGAAAGGGACGCAAAGCCTACTTCTCTCCTCTGGTCATGGCTTTGTTTGACACGTTCAAGGTGGATGTGATTATTGGAGGTGCCTGCAATTTCGTCGGTGCCATGCTGCAGGTTTTGGCGCCGTTTGTGCTGAAATATCTGATTGCATTCGCTGGACGAGCATACGCAGCGCAGAATGGACAGGGAGTGGCGCCGCCGATTGGTCATGGAGTTGGTCTGGTCATTGGCATTACTGTCATGCAGATGCTTCAGTCCATGACCATCAACCATTTCATCTACCGTGGTATGCTGACGGGAGGACAAATCCGATCAGTTCTCATTAGCGTCATATTCGAGAAGGCAATGAAGTTGTCTGGTCGTGCGAAAGCAGGAGGGATCGAAGATGTCGCCGCGGAGACGAAACCAGACTTCGCACCCGGCagcaaggaggagaagaaatGGTTCAAGAAgcagttgaagaagaaggacggcaaAAAGGGCGTCTCGGGCGATGGTGTCGGCTGGCAAAACGGCCGCATCGTCAACTTGATGTCTACCGACACCTACCGTATCGACCAGGCATGCGGAATGGGCCATATGATCTGGACCTCACCCTTCCAAATCCTGGTTACCCttgctctcctcctcatcaacctGACCTACAGCGCCCTGTCCGGTTTCGCCTTCATCTGCCTGATGATGCCGCTCCTCGCCAAGACCATCGGCATCCTCATGGCTCGCCGCAAGGTCATCAACAAAATCACCGATCAGCGAGTCAGCTTGACACAAGAAATCATCCAGTCCGTTCGCTTCGTCAAGTACTTTGGCTGGGAGACGAGTTTCCTCAGTCGCATCGGGGAGATTCGCGATCGGGAGGTCAACAAGATTTCGTTCTTGCTGTCGATCCGCAATGCCATCATGGCGGTGTCCATGTCTCTGCCGATTTTCGCTTCGATGTTGTCGTTTATCACGTACTCGCTTTCCGGAAATGGACTCAACCCGGCTCCGGTGTTCTCCTCGCTGGCACTGTTCAACTCATTGAGGATTCCGTTGAACTTGCTGCCTATGGTCATTGGCCAGGTGGTTGATGCGAACGCCTCTCTGACCCGTGTGCAGGAGTTCTTGGATGCAGAAGAGGCACACGACGACTCGGAATGGAAGATGAATGCGCCGAACGCGATTGAGATCGTGGATGGCGACTTCACATGGGAGAGGAATACCACAAATTCGAGCGAGGGCAAGCCCGGCGAGGATCCCAAGGGTAGCAAGCAGTTGaagcaggagaagaaggacgccAAAGCGAaagcgaaggaggagaagaaggtggCGAAGCAGGAGAATGTGGAGACTGCACCTCCCACGCCGACgaatgaggaggaggagcagaagaagccgtTCGAGGTGCGGGACATCAATCTCACAGTCGGGAGGGACGAATTGATTGCTGTAATTGGATCTGTCGGAAGTGGAAAGtcttccctcctcgccgctcTGGCCGGCGACATGCGCAAGACCAACGGTAATGTCACCTTTGGCGCGAACCGAGCATTCTGCCCGCAGTATGCTTGGATCCAGAATGCGACTGTGAGGGAGAACATCATTTTCGGCAAAGACTACAATCGGAAGTGGTACGACACTGTTGTGGACGCCTGTGCATTGCGACCGGATCTGGAGATGTTGCCGGCTGGTGACTCGACGGAGATTGGCGAGCGCGGTATCACTGTTTCAGGAGGCCAGAAGCAACGACTCAACATCGCTCGTGCGATTTACTTCGATGCCGATGTGGTTATCATGGACGATCCTCTCTCGGCTGTGGATGCACATGTCGGAAGGCATATCATGGACCAGGCGATTTGTGGGTTGTTAAAGGGCAAGGCGAGAGTGCTGGCCACCCATCAACTGCATGTTCTGCATCGAGTGGACCGCATTGTCTGGATGAAGGATGGCCACATCTTCAAGATTGCGACGTTCCCCGAGCTCATGGCCAATGACGCGGAGTTTCAGAAATTAATGGAGACGACCGCTTccgaagagaagaaggaggacgaAGCAGAGGTCAacgaggatgaagtcgaagaggagaagaaagacgccaagaagaagcgctCTCGCAAACCCGCCGCCGCGCTTATGCAGCAGGAAGAACGTGCTGTCAAGAGTGTAGGCTGGGGCGTCTATGCCGCTTACATTCGCGCTTCGGGTTCCATGCTCGTGTTGCCGCTGATTGCGTTCCTCTTGATCATCTCGCAAGGCGCGAATATCGTCACGAGTCTGTGGCTTTCATGGTGGACGTCCAACAAGTGGAATACATCGACGGGCATCTACATTGGGGTGTACGCCGCGCTGGGAGTCACGCAAGCATTGCTGATGTTCGCATTCTCCGTTGCGCTGACCATGTACGGCACCAAGTCGTCCAAGGTCATGCTCAACCGGGCCATCACACGAGTCCTCCGTGCGCCAATGTCGTTCTTCGATACTACGCCGCTGGGCCGCATCACCAACCGCTTCTCCAAGGACGTCGACACCATGGACAACACCCTTACCGATTCGATCCGCATGTTCTTCCTCACCATGGCCATGATCGTTtccgtcttcatcctcatcatcgcctACTACTATTGGTTCGCCCTCGCTCTCGTCCCACTggtcatcctcttcgtcttcgcaaCATCCTACTACCGCGCCTCCGCCCGCGAACTCAAACGCCACGAAGCCGTAATGCGCAGCGTAGTCTTCGCCCGCTTCGGCGAAGCCATCAACGGCACCTCCACGATCCGCGCCTACGGCGTCCAAAAACAATTCGAACACGGCGTCAACGCAGCCGTCGACTCCATGGACGGCGCCTACTTCCTCACCTTTGCCAACCAGCGCTGGCTCTCCACCCGCCTCGACGCCCTCGgcaacatcctcgtcttcatcgtcggcatcctcgtcgtcacctcccgcttctccatctccccctccaccgccgGTCTCGTCCTCTCTtacatcctctccatcgtcCAAATGATCCAATTCACCGTGCGTCAACTCGCCGAAGTCGAAAACAACATGAACTCCACCGAGCGCATCCACTACTACGGCACCGAACTcaaagaagaagcgcccCTCACCCTCAACTCCCCACCCCCCTCCTGGCCCTCCGCCGGCGAAATCATCTTCGACAACGTCCAAATGCGCTACCGCGACGGCCTCCCCCTCGTCCTCAAAAACCTCTCCATGCACGTCCGCGCGGGTGAACGCATCGGCGTGGTAGGCCGCACGGGTGCCGGAAAATCAACCATCATGTCCACGCTCTTCCGCCTGGTCGAACTCTCCGGGGGATCCATCTCCATCGACGGAGTCAACATCGCTTCCATCGGCCTGCACGACCTCCGCTCCAAATTGGCCATCATCCCACAAGACCCCACCTTATTCCGCGGCACGATCCGCTCCAACCTCGACCCGTTCAACGAACACACCGATCTCGCGTTATGGCACGCCCTCCGCCAAGCCGACCTCGTCGCTCCCGACCAGGACCTCTCTTCTTCccccgcctcctcctccgaagGACGCATACACTTGGACACAGCGGTGGAAGACGAAGGCCTCAACTTCTCCCTCGGCCAACGCCAACTCCTCGCTCTCGCACGCGCTCTGGTGCGAAACAGCCAAATCATCGTCTGCGACGAAGCGACCAGTTCGGTCGACTTTGACACGGATCGGAAGATACAAAAGACGATTGTGCAGGGTTTCAAGGGGAGGACGTTGTTGTGTATTGCGCATCGACTGAGGACGATTGTGGGCTATGATCGGATTTTGGTCATGGATCAGGGACAGGTGGCGGAACTTGATTCCCCGTTGAAGTTGTATgaaagggagggagggattTTTAGGGGGATGTGTGAACGGAGTGGGATTCGGCGGGATGATTTTTTTGAGAGTGAGGAGGTGAGGATGGTGCCTGGGGGAGAAGGGGAGGGGACGATGAGTCGGATCGAGGGGGAGAGGGATGATAGGACGAATTAG